In Streptomyces sp. DG2A-72, one genomic interval encodes:
- a CDS encoding sigma-70 family RNA polymerase sigma factor, with product MRDDEASRAQGAIGALVHRAVDGDEQATHDLLAHVHPLALRYCRTRLSRLPGDARHFVEDLAQEVCVAVLLALPRYKDTGRPFEAFVFAIAAHKVADLQRAAMRHPGSTAVPSDEMPERPDDSLGPEERALLSSDAEWAKKLLANLPENQRELLLLRIAVGLTAEETGQMLGMSPGAVRVAQHRALSRLRALAEQ from the coding sequence ATGCGCGATGACGAGGCATCCCGTGCCCAAGGGGCGATCGGAGCGCTCGTTCATCGCGCCGTCGACGGGGACGAGCAGGCGACGCATGACCTGCTCGCCCATGTTCACCCCTTGGCACTGCGCTACTGCCGCACCCGTCTGTCCCGGCTTCCGGGCGACGCGCGGCACTTTGTGGAGGACCTGGCCCAGGAGGTCTGCGTCGCCGTCCTCCTCGCCCTCCCGCGCTACAAGGACACCGGCCGCCCCTTCGAGGCCTTCGTCTTCGCCATCGCCGCGCACAAGGTCGCGGACCTGCAGCGGGCGGCGATGCGGCACCCGGGGTCGACGGCGGTCCCGTCGGACGAGATGCCGGAGCGGCCCGACGACTCACTGGGCCCCGAAGAGCGCGCGCTGCTGAGCAGCGACGCCGAATGGGCCAAGAAACTGCTGGCCAACCTCCCGGAGAACCAGCGCGAGCTGCTGCTGCTGCGTATCGCCGTGGGCTTGACGGCGGAGGAGACGGGTCAGATGTTGGGAATGTCACCCGGTGCGGTCCGAGTGGCGCAGCACCGGGCGCTGAGCCGACTCAGGGCACTGGCAGAGCAGTAA